TCCTCGGGCGCCCCCGCGATGACCAGGAAGTCGCCGATGGCCGCGAGGCCGACCGCGTGGAACGACAGCCGCAGGTGGGGCTGTTCGCCGGTGAGCTGCTCCAGCAGCGGCAGCGCACGGTCCAGGTCGTCGGTCCACAGACGTGCGTAGGTCCTCAGGATGGTCACCGCTGCCCCCGTTGCTCTCGTCCGGGGCTCTGGCCCCGTGCTCTCTTCCGGTTACTCGGGAACCGTAGGTGAGTAGGCTCTGACGTGGAAGAACGCACTTTTAGGTGAGAGAGGCACCCGATGGAAACCCAGCAGGCCCGGGATGTGCCCGAGGACGCGGACGTACTGCGCGCCGATTCCCTGGCACGCGAGATCTTCTCGGGGGTGGCCAACAAGTGGGCCCTGCTGCTCATCAACGTCCTGGGGACGCGCACCCTGCGGTTCACCGAGCTGCGGACCGAGGTCGAGGGCATCAGCCACAAGATGCTCACGCAGACCCTGCGCGGACTGGAGCGGGACGGAGTGGTGCACAGGACCGTGTACGCGACGGTGCCGCCCCGCGTGGAGTACCGCCTCACCGAGGCGGGCGAGGCCCTGCGCGACACCGTGAACGGCATGTGCGCCTGGACCCGCCGCTACCTGGACGAGATCGAGGCCGCACGCCGCCGCTTCGCCGCGCGGGACGGTGACGCGGCAGGGCGGTGACACGGGAGGACGGTGACGCCCGGCTCGTCCGGCTCTCCCGGCTCCGCTAGCTCTTCTCGAAGCGGAAACCCACGCCCCGCACCGTGGCGATGTAGCGCGGGTTGGCCGCGTCGTCGCCAAGCTTCTTGCGCAGCCAGGAGATGTGCATGTCGAGGGTCTTGGTGGAGGACCACCAGGTGGTGTCCCAGACCTCGCGCATCAGCTGGTCGCGGG
This is a stretch of genomic DNA from Streptomyces sp. NA04227. It encodes these proteins:
- a CDS encoding helix-turn-helix domain-containing protein, with product METQQARDVPEDADVLRADSLAREIFSGVANKWALLLINVLGTRTLRFTELRTEVEGISHKMLTQTLRGLERDGVVHRTVYATVPPRVEYRLTEAGEALRDTVNGMCAWTRRYLDEIEAARRRFAARDGDAAGR